The genome window CATCGCTGGGATCGCTGGGGGCGAGATCGCGTCCGGGAGGACCCTCATTGGCGACGTTCCCACTATGCCGACGATCCAGATGGACGACGATTATCCGTCACAGATGGCGGGCGTCGATTATCCGAGGGGGACTGCGGAGAAGCGCCTGAAGGAAATCGGATGTGCTGTGACTCAAGCCCAGGAAGGCGAGAGCGCAGCTCCATTGCTCTCCGTTACCCCGCCGACCTGGCGTCCTGACCTCACGATGAAGGCCGACCTGGTCGAAGAAGTTTTGCGCCTGGAAGGCATTGAGGACATTCCATCCGTCGTTCCCCAGTCGCCGGCAGGTCGTGGGCTCACCCCTCGGCAACGGCGGCGCCGTGCAGTAGGACATGCCTTGGCATGGAGTGGATATACCGAGACCCTGCCCAGCCCCTTTATCGCAGATGACACCTTTGATGTCTGGGGCCTGGAGAAGAACGATCCACGGCGGAATGTCGTTAAGGTTCTTAATCCGCTGGAATCGGGGCACAGTTCACTGGGAACAACGCTGCTTCCGTCGTTGCTGGACTCATTGAAACGCAATATCGACCGTGGTCAAGCCGATGTTTCTCTGTATGGTGTCGAGCAGGTTTCCTTTGATGAGGGCAATGGTCCATCACCCATGTTGGATGTGTCGGCCCGACCCAGCGACTCTGAGGTTCACACACTTATCCATTCGTTGCCGAGCCAGCCATTGCATGTAGGTACTGTTTCGTCAGGATTGTGGACGAGCAATGGTCCATGGGGTGCAGGCCGTCCGGTGGACACGATGGATGCAATTGAGTCCGTACGCGTGGTCGGACGTGCCGTGGGTATCAACTTCGAGTTTGTGAATGTTGACCATCTACCGTGGCATCCGGGTCGTTGTGCTGGAGTTTTCTTGCAAGGTTCTCCGAATTATGAGCCTGAAAGTGCAATTGGGTTCGCAGGGGAGCTTCATCCTCAGGTGTGTGAACGTTTGGGAATTCCGCCGAGGACTGCTGCTGCGGAACTTGACCTGGATGCTATCCCGTTCGTCCGTGAGGCCGTCTCTCCTCAGCTCTCTCCGTTCCCGGCGCTGCTCCAAGATGTCGCGGTCGTCGTCGATAACTCGGTGCCTGCAGAGAAACTGCGTCGATCGTTGATGACGGGTGCGGGGGAGCTGCTGGAATCGATTGAACTCTTTGATATTTACCGTTCCGAGGCATTGGGCGAGAACAAGGTTTCAATGACCTTCGCACTGAAATTTAGGGCTTCAGATCGGACTCTGACCGAAGAGGAGTGCAACGAGGCCCGGCAAGCGGCAGTGGCTCATGCCAATGAGGAGTTAGGAGCCACCCTCCGTAGCTGAATAATTTGCACACGAGTGCATATATAAGTACTGTCCGTCATATGACAGTTTCAGTGGCAGTAGCCGGAGCGACGGGATACGCGGGTAGTGAAATCCTCAGGCTCCTTCTCTCCCATCCTCAGTATCGGGCCGGTGCTATGACCATTGGGGCATTGACAGGCGCTTCTCACGCAGGTCAAAGCGTTGAAGCCCTCATGCCCCACTTGGTGGAATTACACGGACGCACCATTGAGAAGACCGAACCTGCCCGCCTGGCTGAGCACGACATCGTGTTCCTTGCGCTGCCACACGGTCATTCAGCGAAGATCGCGCAATCTTTGCCGGATGAAACCCTAATCATTGACTGTGGGGCCGATTTCCGTCTCGCAGATAAAGAGCAATGGGAAGCGTTTTATGACTCTCCTTATGCGGGATCATGGCCGTATGGAATTCCCGAGATGCCCGGACATAGAAAGAAAATCGCCAGTACTCGGCGCATTGCTGTTCCCGGGTGTTTTCCGACCGGCGCGACGCTGGCTGTACTTCCAGCCTTGACATCGAAGCTCATCACCCCAGAAATCTCCATTGTTTCTGTCACGGGTGTGTCGGGTGCTGGTAAGAAGCCCTCGGTGGGCATGTTGGGGTCAGAAACGATGGGGTCGGCGCGGGCGTATAAGGCGGGTGGGAAACACCGCCACACCCCAGAAATTATTCAAAACTTACAAGAAGCGTGTGACGAGCCTGTTCAGGTATCTTTCACTCCTGTTCTTGCGCCGATGCAACGGGGGATATTGACGACGGCATCCGCCCCAGCATCGGACGAATTGGTAGCTCTCACTGAAAAAGATCCCAGCGCAGCACAGGACGCAGTCAAAGCGGCATATCGGTCGTTCTATAGTGATGAAAAATTTGTCGTCGTTTTAAACGGCGATCAGCAGCCGGCAACTCAATCCGTGTTGGGATCGAACGCGGTCCATATCCAGGCTGAATACGATGTGGCAGCCCGACGAGTGGTCGTGACCTCAGCTATCGACAATTTGGTCAAGGGAACTGCCGGAGCTGCTATCCAATGCATGAATCTTGCACAAGGGTGGCCGGAAGATTCCGGATTGAGCATTAATGGGGTTGCGCCATAATCCCGAGGACCTTGGTTTCGTAAGGGTTTCTTACTCCACATTGTCGAGTATTTATTTAGCGCTTGTCCATGTTTAGCACCGGATTATTATTTTTAAGGAATAGTTGTGTCATCACTGGGGATCACCGCACCGATGGGGTTTCGAGCTACATCGACCACGGCAGGTATTAAGGAATCAGGCAAACCCGACATGTGTCTCGTCGTTAATGATGGGCCGCATGATGTAGCAGTAGGGGTATTCACTCGAAATAAAATTCGGGCTGCACCTGTCGAGGTGACGAGCGCCAACATTAGCGACGGCCATCTACGCGCCGTGGTTTTTAATGCTGGTAACGCGAATGCGTGTACAGGTGAGCAGGGGATTAAGGACGCGCGCGATATGGCTTCCGATGTGTCCTCATTTCTGCACTGTGATGCTCACGACGTGGCTGTGTGCTCGACTGGGATCATCGGCGATCATCTCCCCATGGAGTGTGTCAACGCGGGGATTGATGCATTAAGCCGTGGCATAGATTCGACAAATGCTTCGTCGGACGACGCCGGTACGGCTGCGGCAGAAGCGATCATGACGACCGATACTGTCCCAAAACAGGCAGGTTATGCCGGCGAGGGCTGGCGGATCGGAGCAATGGTTAAAGGAGTGGGAATGATTTCCCCTTCCTTGGCTACGATGCTCTGCTGCATCACTACCGACGCGGTCGTGGACGTCGACACGGCCCGCGATGCACTGCGTGGAGCAGCCTCAACAACGTTTGATCGCTTAGATATCGATGGATCGACCTCGACGAATGACACGGCCTTACTTTTGTCGTCGGGCGCCAGTGGTGTTTCACCTAGCCCGGACGAGTTTGCGCATGCGCTTCATCAGGTCTGCAATGACCTTGCCTCACAGATGCAAAGCGATGCTGAGGGTGTGACTAAACGAGTCTCGATAAAGGTCATCGGTGCTGCTAACGACTCTGAGGCGCTGGTCGCGGCCCGAACCATCGGGCGCGACAATTTAACGAAGTGCGCCATGTTTGGTTCTGATCCCAACTGGGGCCGTGTGCTGGCTGCCGTAGGAATAGCCGATGTGGAGATGGATCCGCATGGTATCTCGGTGTCATTTAACGACCATGTGGTGTGTAGGAATTCTGCAGCTGTCGAGGGGAGTCGGGACGTCGATATCTCAGGTCCGGATATCTCCGTGGTCGTCGATTTAGGCACAGGGAGCCAAGGAGAGGCCACCGTCCGTACCACCGATCTTTCTTTCTCATACGTTGAAATCAATTCAGCGTACACAACGTAGGCGCGTATCGCTGTCGAAAAATCAAGGTCAGATCTTTATATTGACTTATTTACGATGCGCTCGGTGATTATGGAATTAGTGATGATGAAATTAATGCTTGCGAGTGAGGGAAAACAATCATGGTTAAGTCATTAACGGCCGCGTTAACTCCAGAAATGCGGGCACATACTTTAGCTGAGGCTCTTCCGTGGCTCACTCACTATCGAGATACCATTGTCGTTATTAAATATGGCGGTAATGCCATGATTGACGACGATTTAAAGCGCGCTTTTGCGGAGGATATGGTTTTTCTTCGGACCGTCGGCGTTAAGCCAATCGTTGTCCACGGTGGGGGACCACAGATTAACGAAATGCTTTCGCGTCTAGGGCTTGAAGGCGAGTTTAAAGGTGGATATCGGGTCACCACTCCTGAGGTGATGGAAGTCGCCCGAATGGTTTTATTTGGAAAAGTGGGCCGAGAACTCGTTAACCTTATCAACCAATTTGGTCCTTATGCAGTAGGTACGTCTGGTGAGGATGCTAGCTTATTTACTGCTCGGCAACGCTATGCCGTCGTAGATGGAGTTCAGGAAGACATCGGATTAGTCGGCGATATTGTTGATGTCGAGCCATCGACGATTGTGGATTTAATCCAGGCTGGGCGAATTCCAGTCGTGTCGACCATTGCGCCAGGTAACGATGGCCATGTTTACAACATCAATGCGGATTCTGCGGCTGCTGCACTGGCACAAGCATTAGGCGCCGAGAGGCTGCTGGTCTTAACGAATGTCGAAGGACTCTATACCGAGTGGCCGGATAAAGAATCCCTCGTTTCAAAGATCACGATCTCTGGAGCTCGTTCAGTGTTTCCCCGGTTGGAATCCGGCATGATTCCGAAGATTGAATCTGCGGTCGAGGCAGTTGATCACGGCGTCAAAGCCGCAAGCATTATCGATGGCCGCATTGCTCATAGCGTGCTTTTAGAGTTATTAACTTCGGGTGGTATCGGCACGATGATTATCCCCGATGGTGAGGATCCCGTCGTCCGTGCTGATCACCTCATTTATCACCATTCTTACGGGATGGATGAAGAAGGAATCGTTTATGGCGCGGATCGCCGTCCCTACAGAGGGGATGGCCCGCAGAAGCCGACGGACCCTGATTCCGCTCAGTGATCCTAATTCAGTTTCAAAGCTCTACCTCGTAACGCCCTTGGTGCGCTCCACAAATCTGATGTATCGAAAGTTGTGACATGAATACTCCTGTAGAAGTCGATGGTTCTCATTCAGAGAAATCCTGGAAAGACCGTTGGTCCTCGACGATGATGAACAATTATGGCGAACCGCCATTGCAATTGATTAGCGGTCGTGGTGCGCGAGTGAGGGATTCCCAGGGGAAAGACTATGTCGACTTTCTTGCGGGTATCGCGGTTAATTCACTGGGGTATGGGAATGAAAAAGTAGCGAAAGCTGTCGCCACTCAAGCGAATAGCCTTACCCATACATCAAACCTTTTTTCCAATAAGCCCTCGTTGCTTTTAGCTGAAAAGTTGAAGGGACGGCTGTGGGAAGGCCGTCGTGATGAAAAGGATCACGATGCAGACAGTGATCGCACTATCTCAACCACTCGGGTAGCGTTTTGTAATTCGGGAACAGAAGCTAACGAGATGGCTTTTAAGTTAGCTAGGCTCACGGGTAAGCGTCGTATATTGGCTGCGCTGAATGGGTTTCATGGTCGGACAATGGGGTCATTGGCTATGACGGGCCAACCAGCCAAACGTGATATTTTCGGCCCGCTCCCTGGGGGAGTCGAGTTTTTCCATTACAACGACACGTCTTATCTAGAAAAACTCGTTGAGATCCAGCCGGATGAGGTCGCCGCTATTATCGTCGAACCAATTCAAGGCGAAACCGGTGTGATCCCCGCGACGAGGGATTTTTTGCGAGATATCCGTCGGATAGCGGACCGTGTCGGTGCTCTCATGATTTGTGACGAGGTACAGACGGGTAACGGCCGTACCGGGGACTATTTTGCATTTCAGGATGCTGGAATTATTCCCGACGTGGTGACCACGGCTAAAGGATTGTCAGCAGGACTTCCCATAGGGGCGTGCGTGGCGACGGGGAGAGCGTCCTCTTTCTTTACTCCAGGGGCTCACGGCTCTACGTTTGCTGGCAACCCGGTCGCGGCATCTGCTGGGTTAGTGGTCCAACAATACTGCGACGACGGCCTTGTGGATCACGTCAAGAGTATGGGTAGCCGATTGCGTACGGCATTGTCATTGCTGCCTCACGTTGTTCAGGTGCGGGGGCGGGGTCTCATGCTGGGGGTTGTTTTAGATTCGCCTATCGCCAAAGAAGTCGTTTCAGATGCGCGTGACCGTGGAGTAATCCTGAATGCTCCCGCGGAGTCGGTATTGCGTATCACTCCACCTTTGGTTCTTAGTGATGAAGAATGCGATGAAGGCGTGAGCCGGTTGAAAGAGTCGCTTGAGAGTGTAGTGCGAGATCAATGATGCGTCACTGCTACTTAAAATTGGGTCTCCGGGAGAGGGTAAAAGACTCAGTTAGTGGTAGACGTATTAATATCAGTTGATATACAGTTAAATTCGCTATTTATATAGACTTAATTATGAGGTGTGAATAATGGAGAAGATTCGTCATTTTCTCAAAGACGATGATTTATCATCATCAGAGCAAGCTGAGGTATTAACGCGCGCTCTTGAAATAAAAAAAGATCCCTTCGGATTTCGTCCATTAGAAGGGCCACAGTCCGTCGCCGTCCTGTTTGATAAGACCTCGACACGCACGAGGTTTTCCTTTGATGCGGGAATCGCACAGTTGGGTGGCAATGCCATTGTGGTTAACTCTGGTAGTTCCCAAATTGGTAAGAAGGAAACGTTTGAGGATACGGGGGCAGTGCTCTCTCGTTTCGTGACAGCGATCGTGTGGCGAACTTACGAGCACAGTAATCTCGAACGTATAGCGTCAACAGCGACTGTCCCCGTGGTCAATGCGCTTTGTGATGATTATCATCCGTGTCAAATTTTAGCGGACCTTCTCACAATTATTGAGCACTGTACTCCTCACAGTGAAGTGAGCGAATTGCATGGTTTAAAGGCCGTGTATCTGGGGGATGGAAATAACAACATGGCGAATTCATATCTGCTTGGATTTGCCATGGCAGGTATCAATATAACGATTTGTTCCCCTAAAGGTTTTCAACCACACGCTGCTATCGTGAAGCGGGCTCAAGGTCTTGCTGCGGACACCGGGGCATCCGTCGTGGTGACTGACGATGTTGACGCAGTAGCCGGAGCAGATGTCGTCATTACCGATACGTGGGTTTCCATGGGCTTTGAAAATGATGGCCTCGATCGTCGAACACCGCTTTTGCCGTACCAGGTCAATGACGAGGTGATGGCTCGAGCGAAAAAGACGGCGATTTTCCTACATTGCCTCCCGGCCTACCGGGGGAGTGAAGTGACGTCGTCAGTCATCGATGGCCCTCAATCGCGCGTTTTTGATGAAGCGGAAAACCGTCTTCACGCGCAAAAAGCACTCTTGTCGTGGGTTATAGAGCATAATCCTTATTCGTGATTGTCGTGGGAGACTTCGTGGTTGTCGTCGGGTTGAGAGAGGTTGATTAATGTCGAAACATGCGCCATCGACGCGCACTGCCCGCCAGGCTCGAGTTTTGGAGATTCTGCAATCTCATCATGTCTCGAATCAATCGCAGATCATCGAGTTGTTGGCACGGGACGGGGTGGAAGTCACTCAGGCGACGTTGTCACGGGATCTCGATGAAATGGGGGCGCGGAAGGTCCGTTCCTCCGACGGGGCAAGTTTTTATACCGTCGACGGCCCCGACGCGGAGCCCGATTCGGACGGTCGAATGGATAAGCTTCGGCGAACCTTGGCGGAGCTTTTGGTCTCGACGGACTTCTCCGGAAACTTCGCGGTGCTCCGTACTCCTCCGGGCGGTGCCCAGTACCTCGCTAGTGTCATTGACCGTGCTCCTTTGACGCAGGTCGTCGGCACAGTCGCTGGTGACGACACTATTTTCGTGCTGTCCCGTGAACCGATGAACGGTGAGCAACTCGCTCGGTACTTCGCCGGAGTTTCGTCATACTCGTCTCGGTGACTAAACTTATCCGCATATTTGAATAATACTCACAGACGTTTGTGGCTATCGGCCGCTGACCTCGAGTTATCTACTTTTCGTTTACTCAATTTTCAAGGAGAGTCTTGTGACTAATCGTGTTGTTCTCGCCTATTCCGGTGGCCTGGATACATCGGTAGCTATCCCGTATTTGTCGAAGATGACGGATGGCGAGGTCGTCGCAGTGTCCATTGATCTGGGCCAAGGCGGCGAGGACATGGAATCGGTGCGTCAGCGTGCTCTCGCCTGCGGTGCGGTTGAGGCAATCGTCGTCGATGCAAAAGATGAATTTGCTGAGCAGTATTGTTTGCCGGCCATTAAGGCAAACGGTCTGTATATGAAGCAATACCCGCTGGTATCTGCGCTTTCTCGGCCGTTAATCGTGAAGCATTTGGTGGAAACCGCTAAGGAACATGGCGGCACCCACGTTGCCCACGGCTGCACCGGCAAAGGAAACGACCAGGTCCGGTTTGAAGTAGGTTTTGCTGACACCGCGCCTGATCTGAAGATTATTGCTCCTGCGCGTGATTATGCGTGGACCCGGGATAAGGCAATTGCCTTTGCTGAAGAGATTGATTTGCCCATTGAACAATCGGCAAGTTCGCCTTTCTCCATTGATCAAAACGTGTGGGGCCGGGCAGTCGAAACAGGATTCCTCGAGGATTTGTGGAACCCGCCGACGAAAGATCTGTACGCATACACAGAAGAACCGTCACTGGGAAATGCTCCCGACGAGGTCGTTATCTCCTTCGAAGGTGGTAAGCCCGTTGCTATTGACGGCCGGCCTGTCTCGGTGCTTGAAGCGATCGAAGAGATGAATCGCCGCGGTGGCGCCCAGGGGGTTGGCCGGCTTGATATGGTCGAGGACCGCCTCGTCGGAATTAAGTCCCGTGAAGTGTATGAGGCTCCGGGTGCAATGGTGCTCATTCGGGCTCATGAAGCGCTGGAAGACATCACGGTTGAGAGGGAGCTCGCGCGGTATAAGCGGGGCATCGATGCCCGGTGGTCTGAAGAGGTCTATGACGGACTGTGGTTCGCGCCGTTGAAGCGTTCGCTTGATGCCTTTATTGACTCGACGCAGGAAAATGTTACGGGCGATATCCGTCTTGTTCTCCATGAAGGCCGGATCACGGTGAACGGCCGCCGGTCGGAGAAGTCGCTTTATGATTTCAATTTAGCGACGTACGACACCGGGGATACTTTTGACCAGACGCTGTCGCGTGGCTTCGTGGAGCTGCACGGTTTGTCTTCGAAGATTGCCTGCAAACGAGATCGTGAACAATAGTCACGATATTTTCTTCGCGTATTTGGCATAGTGTCTTTTCGGGAAGCAAAGCTCACTGTGCCTGAGATAGTGGGTCTGAGTTAGTGGGCACCTAAGGAGAAATAATGGGAATTTCGGCGCATAAAACGAATCAGGGCTCTTTGTGGGGAGGCCGGTTCTCTGGCGGCCCGAGCGATGCAATGTTTGCCTTGTCCGTATCCACCCATTTCGATTGGGTTCTGGCACCATACGACGTTTTAGCGTCGAAGGCTCACGCCAGGGTTTTGCACAGCCGAGGTCTTCTTAGCGACGACGACTTCGAAACGATGATTAACGGCTTGACTCAACTTGGTGACGACGTTGCGTCGGGCGCTTTTAAGCCGGATCCCACCGACGAAGATGTCCATGGTGCCATGGAACGTGGTCTCATTGAGCGCGTGGGTTCCGAGGTCGGCGGACGCCTTCGTGCAGGGCGCTCGCGTAACGATCAAGTCGCCGCACTCTTCCGTATGTGGGTGCGCGACGCCGTTCGAAATGTCGCAGCCGAGGTCATTGAATTAGTTAACGCCCTCGCTGACCAAGCCGAGGCGCACTCCCACGACATTATGCCTGGTAAAACTCACTCCCAGGCTGCTCAGCCCATCCTCGTTGCTCATCAGCTTTTGGCTCATGCACATCCGCTGGTGAGAGATGTCGACCGGCTTAAAGATTTGGACAAGCGCTTGGCGGTGAGTCCGTATGGTTCAGGTGCTCTTGCAGGTTCCACTCTCCATTTGGACCCAGAAGCTATTGCGGAAGAGCTAGGGTTTGATTCCTCCTCGGAGAATTCGATTGATGGAACGAGTTCCCGAGATTTTGCGACAGAAACTGCCTATGTGCTGGCGCAAATTGGTGTCGATATGTCGCGTCTTGCGGAAGAGATTATTTCTTGGTGCACACCGGAATACGGTTACGTCACCCTTGATGATGCGTGGTCGACGGGTTCGTCGATCATGCCGCAAAAGAAAAACCCTGATGTCGCTGAATTGACTCGCGGCAAAACCGGACGCTTGATCGGTAACCTTGCGGGTCTTATGGCGACGTGTAAGGCACTCCCATTGGCCTATGACCGCGATTTACAAGAAGATAAAGAGCCCATAGTTGACTCAGTTAATCAACTTCTTTTGCTCTTGCCCGCTATGACCGGTTTGGTCAAGACGTTAACCTTCCATACCGACCGGATGCGTGAATTGGCGCCTCGCGGATTCACACTGGCGACAGATCTCGCGGAATGGCTTGTGCGTCGTGGTGTTCCGTTTAGGGAAGCTCACGAGGCATCGGGCTCGTGTGTCCGGATGGCCGAAGCTCGAGAAGTCAGCCTTAAAGACTTGACTGACGAGGAATTGCGCTCGGCTCATCCGTCGTTAACGTCAGAGGTGAGGGAAGTGCTCACCGTGGAAGGGTCGGTCGCATCCCGCGACACTAAGGGAGGTACCGCGAGACCACGTGTGATGGAGCAACTTGAGCGGTTGAGGAAAGTCGCGTCTCAGGATTCCGAGTGGGCAGCTCATTCGCCCATTCCGGGTAGCGATTAATCTTCGTGCTCGTCCGTCAGCTTTGACCGCGCGGTTTATCGACATCTTTACAACGACGTCGCTACGCCGGCGCCCGTATGTTGATGCTATTTGCTGCCGGTGCATCATTCCCAGCACATCGTGGCGCCGTGGGGTAGTGCTCAATGACAGAAGATGCTGTGAGCGTCGGGTATGAGCAGCAAGGTAGGCTAGGCGTTTATGAGCCTAAATGAAGAGCTACTGTCACTCCTGGTGTGCCCACAAGACAAGGGGCCACTGGAGTATCACGAGGACGAGCAGCTTTTGGTCAATCCGCGTTTGCATATTGCATATCCCATTGACGACGGAATTCCCGTCCTTCTTGAGGACGAGGCCCTCGCTTACCAAGGCAAATAAAGAAAATTGCGCGTTATAGCGGGAAATCCGTCGCCAAACTGATTAATTATTCTCAGTCGAGTGTGTAGTAGAGGAGCACGTACTAAATGAACAACGGAGCGGATAACGGCGTGTCAGAAGGACCTGACGCTCGAGCAGCTGTCATTGAAGACCTTCAGTGGCGAGGTCTTATTAATCAATCGACTGATCTTGACCTGCTTAAACAAGCGGCTCGTGATGGGATGCTGACGCTCTATACCGGATTTGATCCCACGGGTCCGTCGCTTCATGCCGGTCATTTAGTTCCGTTGCTGATGCTCAAGCGGTTCCAGCAGGCCGGGCACCGCCCGATCGTCTTAGCTGGCGGTGCGACGGGGATGATCGGCGATCCCCGTGAAGTGGGGGAACGGGCCATGCTTGCTGCAGATACGGTCTCTGAGTGGGCCGAAAACATTTCGTCACAGCTTCGACGCTTCGTCTCATTTGAAGGCGACCCTGATTTCTCAGGGAACAATGGTGCGATTCTCGAAAATAACTACACGTGGACATCGCAAATGTCTGCCATCGAGTACCTGCGAGATTTAGGGAAGAATTTTTCGCTTAACACCATGTTGTCAAGAGATACCGTGAAACGTCGGCTAGAGGGCGACGGCATTTCCTACACGGAATTCTCTTACATGCTCTTACAAGCTAATGACTTCGTTGAACTCCGACGACGGTACGACTGCCGGGTTCAAATCGGTGGATCGGATCAGTGGGGAAACATCGTCGGAGGCGTCGACCTCAATCGGCGTGTCGATAATGAGGTTGTTCATGGAATAACCGTTCCACTTGTCACCGATTCTGAAGGGAAAAAGTTCGGAAAGTCCACTGGTGGTGGGAAGTTGTGGCTCGATCCAGAAATGACTAGCCCGTACTCGTGGTACCAGTATTTCCTCAACTCGGCAGACGCCGATGTTATCCGTTACCTGCGATGGTTTACTTTCCTTGATCGGGAAGAGCTCAAAGACTTAGAGACTGAAACTCAGGAGCGTCCGCATAAGCGTGCAGCGCAGAAACGCTTAGCTCAAGAAATGACGACGCTGGTCCACGGGGCGGAAGCGACGAAGTCTGTGGAACTTGCGTCGCAGGCACTCTTCGGTCGTGGAGAGCTGCGTGACCTGGACAGTTCGACGTTGAAGGGAGCGCTGTCGGAGACAGAGATTGCGGAGTTCCCCCAAGGTGCAGAGCCGACGATTGTTGACCTGCTTGTCGAGTCGAAGCTTGCACCTTCAAAGGGCGCTGCTCGCCGCACCGTTAAAGAGGGCGGCGCATATGTGAACAATGAGCGAGTCTCGGACATGGATTGGATCCCACGTGCGGACGATCTCCTCCACGGGCAGTGGTTGGTTTTGCGACGCGGAAAGAAGTCGTTCGCGGGAGCTAAGTTCGCCGTGAAGTGATCTGTAGTTTTCCGTGTCGGGCGTGGGATCTGAAGTCAGAATCCCATGCAAACCTCCAAAGCTGTAGTTGAATACTTGTCAGGGGCCGCGTCTGCGGCCCCGTTTTCAATAGCAGAGAAGCGCCGATCGCCCAACGACTCTTTCCTCCACCATTTCACCGATAACCGGTTCCACGCGGGTAACCCACTGCATTCGTCACGTGATTGCCGACGGTGGTCTCGCTTGGTGAGTGTTTGTTGGTGTGTTTTGTGGTGTTGTGCTGGGGGTTTGTGGTGTGTGGGTGGGGTGTGTAGTGTTCTTTGTCGTCGCCGAGACAGCCGCCGGGTAGCTGGAAAGTTAGTTGCTTGGTTGTTGGTTGTGTTGGTGGTTGGGGTGGAGATTCTTTCACTTTTTGTTGGCTGGTTTCAGATTGCGTGTTTGCGTCTGGCTGGTTGTGGTGTTAGGGTTTCTGCTTGCTGCACATGCTGGTGCACTGATTGTGGTGTGCTTGGTGTTGTGTGTGCGTGTGTTGTGTGAGAACTCGATAGTGTGCCAATGTACTTTTGTGTTGGTCGCAGCAGGTGCCACAGTGTTGTGGTGGTTGCTTTGATCATCATGACAAGACTTTTAACACCTAATTTTTT of Corynebacterium kroppenstedtii DSM 44385 contains these proteins:
- the pheT gene encoding phenylalanine--tRNA ligase subunit beta; translated protein: MFMPQHWITEILDYANPGWSVTPEELDSAYVRVGFETEGYETIPETTGPLVLGRVEKIEELEGFKKPIRYCDVNVGKANGSGELQHIICGARNFAEGDIVVVALPGTVLPGDFSISARKTYGKMSEGMLCSAMELGLSRTQNKGIITLPAKAGQPGDDPRPFLRLSDTIFDVNITPDRGYALSARGLAREIASSFNLTYVDPADDPAAAELRVQVPDVSGDALPVDVRNTADVKRFGIREVRGIDPSAATPFWMERQLMLCGQRPVNLPTDVTNYVMFLYGQPMHAFDADKIKGGLTVRDAQQGETLTTLDGVERNLNPEDLVIADETGIQSMAGVMGGSTSEISDSTTSVYLEAANFDAMTIARTSRRHKLSSEASRRFERGVDPALVEVALDTAAALIAGIAGGEIASGRTLIGDVPTMPTIQMDDDYPSQMAGVDYPRGTAEKRLKEIGCAVTQAQEGESAAPLLSVTPPTWRPDLTMKADLVEEVLRLEGIEDIPSVVPQSPAGRGLTPRQRRRRAVGHALAWSGYTETLPSPFIADDTFDVWGLEKNDPRRNVVKVLNPLESGHSSLGTTLLPSLLDSLKRNIDRGQADVSLYGVEQVSFDEGNGPSPMLDVSARPSDSEVHTLIHSLPSQPLHVGTVSSGLWTSNGPWGAGRPVDTMDAIESVRVVGRAVGINFEFVNVDHLPWHPGRCAGVFLQGSPNYEPESAIGFAGELHPQVCERLGIPPRTAAAELDLDAIPFVREAVSPQLSPFPALLQDVAVVVDNSVPAEKLRRSLMTGAGELLESIELFDIYRSEALGENKVSMTFALKFRASDRTLTEEECNEARQAAVAHANEELGATLRS
- the argC gene encoding N-acetyl-gamma-glutamyl-phosphate reductase; its protein translation is MTVSVAVAGATGYAGSEILRLLLSHPQYRAGAMTIGALTGASHAGQSVEALMPHLVELHGRTIEKTEPARLAEHDIVFLALPHGHSAKIAQSLPDETLIIDCGADFRLADKEQWEAFYDSPYAGSWPYGIPEMPGHRKKIASTRRIAVPGCFPTGATLAVLPALTSKLITPEISIVSVTGVSGAGKKPSVGMLGSETMGSARAYKAGGKHRHTPEIIQNLQEACDEPVQVSFTPVLAPMQRGILTTASAPASDELVALTEKDPSAAQDAVKAAYRSFYSDEKFVVVLNGDQQPATQSVLGSNAVHIQAEYDVAARRVVVTSAIDNLVKGTAGAAIQCMNLAQGWPEDSGLSINGVAP
- the argJ gene encoding bifunctional glutamate N-acetyltransferase/amino-acid acetyltransferase ArgJ, producing the protein MSSLGITAPMGFRATSTTAGIKESGKPDMCLVVNDGPHDVAVGVFTRNKIRAAPVEVTSANISDGHLRAVVFNAGNANACTGEQGIKDARDMASDVSSFLHCDAHDVAVCSTGIIGDHLPMECVNAGIDALSRGIDSTNASSDDAGTAAAEAIMTTDTVPKQAGYAGEGWRIGAMVKGVGMISPSLATMLCCITTDAVVDVDTARDALRGAASTTFDRLDIDGSTSTNDTALLLSSGASGVSPSPDEFAHALHQVCNDLASQMQSDAEGVTKRVSIKVIGAANDSEALVAARTIGRDNLTKCAMFGSDPNWGRVLAAVGIADVEMDPHGISVSFNDHVVCRNSAAVEGSRDVDISGPDISVVVDLGTGSQGEATVRTTDLSFSYVEINSAYTT
- the argB gene encoding acetylglutamate kinase; the encoded protein is MVKSLTAALTPEMRAHTLAEALPWLTHYRDTIVVIKYGGNAMIDDDLKRAFAEDMVFLRTVGVKPIVVHGGGPQINEMLSRLGLEGEFKGGYRVTTPEVMEVARMVLFGKVGRELVNLINQFGPYAVGTSGEDASLFTARQRYAVVDGVQEDIGLVGDIVDVEPSTIVDLIQAGRIPVVSTIAPGNDGHVYNINADSAAAALAQALGAERLLVLTNVEGLYTEWPDKESLVSKITISGARSVFPRLESGMIPKIESAVEAVDHGVKAASIIDGRIAHSVLLELLTSGGIGTMIIPDGEDPVVRADHLIYHHSYGMDEEGIVYGADRRPYRGDGPQKPTDPDSAQ
- a CDS encoding acetylornithine transaminase; this translates as MNTPVEVDGSHSEKSWKDRWSSTMMNNYGEPPLQLISGRGARVRDSQGKDYVDFLAGIAVNSLGYGNEKVAKAVATQANSLTHTSNLFSNKPSLLLAEKLKGRLWEGRRDEKDHDADSDRTISTTRVAFCNSGTEANEMAFKLARLTGKRRILAALNGFHGRTMGSLAMTGQPAKRDIFGPLPGGVEFFHYNDTSYLEKLVEIQPDEVAAIIVEPIQGETGVIPATRDFLRDIRRIADRVGALMICDEVQTGNGRTGDYFAFQDAGIIPDVVTTAKGLSAGLPIGACVATGRASSFFTPGAHGSTFAGNPVAASAGLVVQQYCDDGLVDHVKSMGSRLRTALSLLPHVVQVRGRGLMLGVVLDSPIAKEVVSDARDRGVILNAPAESVLRITPPLVLSDEECDEGVSRLKESLESVVRDQ